A single window of Arvicanthis niloticus isolate mArvNil1 chromosome X, mArvNil1.pat.X, whole genome shotgun sequence DNA harbors:
- the Chst7 gene encoding carbohydrate sulfotransferase 7: MKGRRRRRREYCKFTLLLALYTLLLLLVPSVLDSGSEQDKGGRHCPGLQRSLGVWSLEAAAAGEREQGPEVRSQAEGNQDRSPGSPGNFSAFGEAVIQEKQHIYVHATWRTGSSFLGELFNQHPDVFYLYEPMWHLWQALYPGDAESLQGALRDMLRSLFRCDFSVLRLYAQPGDPGERAPDSANLTTAMLFRWRTNKVICSPPLCPAAPRARADVGLVEDKACESTCPPVPLRALEAECRKYPVVVIKDVRLLDLGVLVPLLRDPGLNLKVVQLFRDPRAVHNSRLKSRQGLLRESIQVLRTRQRGDRFHRVLLAHGMGARPGSQARALPSTPRADFFLTSALEVICEAWLRDLLFTRGAPAWLRRRYLRLRYEDLVWQPQAQLRRLLRFSGLRTLAELDAFAFNMTRGSAYGADRPFHLSARDAREAVHAWRERLSQEQVRQVEAACAPAMRLLTYPRSGDERDVKTVQEGETPLETKANWAV, translated from the coding sequence ATGAAgggccggcggcggcggcgccggGAGTATTGCAAGTTCACGCTGCTCTTGGCGCTGTACACCCTTCTGCTACTGCTCGTCCCCTCTGTACTGGACAGCGGCAGCGAGCAGGACAAGGGCGGCAGGCACTGCCCCGGCCTGCAGCGCAGCTTGGGTGTGTGGAGCCTGGAGGCGGCGGCGGCCGGGGAACGTGAGCAGGGCCCTGAGGTGCGGTCCCAGGCAGAAGGAAACCAGGATCGATCCCCTGGGTCCCCGGGCAACTTCAGCGCCTTCGGTGAGGCGGTGATCCAGGAGAAGCAGCACATCTATGTGCATGCCACCTGGCGCACCGGCTCATCCTTCTTGGGCGAACTCTTCAACCAGCACCCGGACGTTTTCTACTTGTACGAGCCCATGTGGCATCTGTGGCAGGCGCTGTATCCGGGCGACGCGGAGAGCTTGCAGGGCGCGCTGAGAGACATGCTGCGCTCCCTCTTCCGTTGTGATTTCTCCGTGCTGCGCCTGTACGCGCAGCCCGGGGACCCCGGGGAGCGAGCACCGGACTCGGCCAACCTCACCACGGCCATGCTTTTCCGCTGGCGGACCAACAAGGTCATCTGCTCGCCGCCTCTGTGCCCTGCCGCGCCCCGGGCGCGCGCGGACGTGGGCCTCGTCGAGGACAAAGCCTGCGAAAGTACCTGCCCGCCCGTGCCGCTCCGCGCCCTAGAGGCCGAGTGCCGCAAGTACCCGGTGGTGGTCATCAAGGACGTGCGGTTGCTCGACCTGGGAGTCCTGGTCCCCCTGCTGCGTGACCCGGGTCTCAACCTGAAGGTGGTGCAGCTCTTCCGAGACCCGCGGGCGGTGCATAACTCGCGCCTCAAGTCGAGGCAGGGACTGCTGCGAGAAAGCATCCAAGTGCTGCGCACACGCCAGAGAGGTGACCGCTTCCACCGGGTGCTGCTGGCGCACGGCATGGGTGCCCGTCCGGGAAGCCAGGCCCGGGCGCTGCCCTCCACGCCGCGCGCCGATTTCTTCTTAACCAGCGCTCTTGAGGTGATCTGCGAGGCGTGGCTGCGCGACCTGCTATTCACCCGCGGTGCGCCCGCCTGGCTGAGGCGTCGCTACCTACGGCTGCGTTACGAGGACCTGGTGTGGCAGCCGCAAGCCCAGCTGCGCCGTCTGCTGCGCTTCTCCGGGCTGCGGACGCTCGCGGAGCTCGATGCCTTCGCGTTCAATATGACCCGCGGCTCGGCCTATGGCGCCGATCGTCCCTTCCACTTGTCTGCGCGGGATGCCCGAGAGGCTGTGCACGCCTGGCGCGAGCGACTGAGCCAAGAGCAGGTGCGCCAGGTGGAGGCCGCCTGTGCCCCTGCCATGCGACTGCTCACCTACCCTCGCAGTGGGGACGAGCGCGACGTGAAGACCGTCCAGGAAGGGGAGACACCACTGGAGACCAAGGCCAACTGGGCGGTGTAA